In Leptospiraceae bacterium, one DNA window encodes the following:
- the purE gene encoding 5-(carboxyamino)imidazole ribonucleotide mutase, translated as MNLSSPKVSVIMGSVSDWETMKEACGILTEFEISYEKKIVSAHRSPDLLFSFAKEAKNRGIKVIIAGAGGAAHLPGMVASLTTLPVLGVPIQSKALNGLDSLYSIVQMPKGIPVASLAVGGAANAGILAVRILGVNDDKITEKLTQFAIRLKEDALSKESDLQ; from the coding sequence ATGAATCTTTCTTCTCCAAAAGTTTCTGTGATCATGGGCTCAGTTTCCGATTGGGAAACAATGAAAGAAGCCTGTGGAATTTTAACCGAATTTGAAATCTCTTACGAAAAAAAAATTGTTTCTGCTCACAGATCCCCTGATCTTCTTTTCTCTTTCGCAAAAGAAGCAAAAAATAGAGGAATCAAAGTAATCATTGCAGGGGCTGGAGGCGCAGCTCATCTACCGGGAATGGTTGCATCACTCACTACCTTGCCTGTACTTGGAGTTCCAATTCAATCCAAAGCGCTGAACGGCTTAGACAGCCTATATTCTATTGTGCAAATGCCGAAAGGAATTCCTGTAGCCTCGCTTGCAGTCGGTGGAGCTGCCAATGCCGGAATTTTGGCAGTAAGGATTCTCGGGGTAAATGATGATAAAATTACAGAGAAACTCACTCAGTTTGCAATTCGTTTAAAAGAAGACGCACTCTCCAAAGAATCTGATTTACAATGA
- a CDS encoding cation:proton antiporter, which yields MEHQSSLLSNIGLSIVTAGGMALIARLLKQPLILGYILAGVILGKEMGFALITDGASIELISEIGLIFLLFIIGLEIKIKDLAKMGVSMLIIGVCQFYITLALAYFIFGFLPVPWIGEKFNILYLSVAISLSSTLIVVKLLQDKIELSTVSGQLTLGILVLQDIWAILFIGLQANLNNPEASKIGMSFLAISGLFFVSFLFSKFVLTRIFHAIANRPELVLVISIAWCFAICGVADLLSLSREMGALIAGVTIAAFPFGADVISKVIGVRDFFVTLFFVTLGLKVRSPSVEILLLSVVILIFLILFRIVTITFPSIVTKKGARNGLIASFNLSQVSEFSLVIVAIGISLQHVSSELSDLILTSTIFSAILSTYFIQYNHGLALKILSLFSKKYKKEIEELNIEEDKKHKHGDGRDIFVLGYFRIAMEFTEYAYDLSPSLTKRIVIVDYNPIHREKLEKMGYRWAYGDIASVESLVHSGLSEAKCIVCSISDTFLKGVTNEHLLENLKKINPKARIILCADDEATEKKLLKKGASKVIVPGRIAGELLFELILEEK from the coding sequence ATGGAGCACCAAAGTTCGCTTTTATCAAACATAGGCCTAAGTATCGTTACCGCCGGAGGGATGGCTTTAATTGCCAGACTACTGAAACAACCGTTGATCTTAGGCTATATTCTTGCCGGAGTTATTTTGGGCAAAGAAATGGGCTTTGCTTTAATTACGGATGGTGCCTCAATTGAGCTGATTTCAGAGATTGGTTTAATTTTTTTATTATTTATCATAGGTTTGGAAATTAAAATAAAAGACCTTGCCAAGATGGGAGTTTCCATGCTCATCATCGGTGTTTGCCAGTTTTACATCACTCTTGCTTTAGCCTATTTTATATTTGGATTTCTACCTGTTCCTTGGATTGGAGAAAAATTCAATATACTCTATCTTTCTGTAGCTATTTCTTTAAGCTCTACGTTGATTGTAGTAAAATTACTTCAAGATAAAATTGAACTTTCTACTGTTTCCGGTCAGTTGACGCTTGGGATACTCGTTTTACAAGATATTTGGGCTATACTTTTTATCGGGTTACAAGCTAATTTAAATAACCCGGAGGCTTCTAAAATCGGTATGTCTTTTCTTGCAATCTCAGGATTGTTTTTTGTTTCTTTTCTTTTTAGTAAATTTGTACTAACAAGAATTTTTCATGCAATTGCCAATAGACCGGAACTTGTGCTTGTTATTTCAATTGCTTGGTGTTTTGCTATATGCGGGGTAGCCGATCTTTTGTCCCTATCTCGAGAGATGGGGGCACTAATTGCAGGTGTTACGATCGCAGCTTTTCCATTCGGTGCAGATGTGATCTCCAAGGTAATAGGCGTAAGAGATTTTTTTGTCACCTTATTTTTTGTTACCTTAGGGCTAAAGGTGCGATCTCCTTCTGTTGAAATTTTACTGCTTTCAGTTGTTATTTTAATTTTCTTGATTTTGTTTAGAATTGTCACAATCACATTTCCTTCTATCGTAACAAAAAAGGGTGCAAGAAACGGTCTAATTGCTTCGTTTAATCTTTCCCAAGTGAGTGAATTTTCACTTGTTATCGTTGCAATAGGAATTTCACTTCAACATGTATCTTCCGAGTTGTCTGATTTGATTTTAACTTCTACGATTTTTTCTGCAATTCTATCTACTTATTTCATTCAATACAACCATGGCTTAGCCTTAAAAATATTAAGCCTATTCAGTAAAAAATACAAAAAAGAAATCGAAGAATTAAATATTGAAGAGGACAAAAAACACAAGCACGGAGATGGTAGAGATATTTTTGTTTTAGGGTATTTTAGGATTGCAATGGAATTTACAGAATACGCTTATGATCTTTCTCCTTCACTTACTAAAAGAATTGTAATTGTTGACTATAACCCAATCCACAGAGAAAAATTGGAAAAAATGGGTTATCGTTGGGCTTATGGAGATATTGCTTCGGTCGAAAGTCTTGTGCACTCCGGACTCAGTGAAGCAAAGTGTATAGTTTGTTCGATTTCTGATACTTTTTTAAAAGGTGTCACAAACGAGCATTTATTAGAAAACCTAAAAAAAATTAATCCAAAAGCGAGGATTATACTTTGTGCAGACGACGAGGCAACAGAAAAAAAATTATTAAAAAAAGGTGCATCTAAGGTAATCGTTCCAGGGCGAATTGCGGGAGAGCTTTTGTTTGAATTAATCTTAGAAGAAAAATAA
- a CDS encoding efflux RND transporter periplasmic adaptor subunit, with the protein MNLVLKKDSVSTTHSNESSKDTTHEPNSLYLSEDKEALIGIKTSKIEFRNLVKRVSFSGNVAYDPELYSAILEFREAVRNSKISEEDSVSSNALIQSAKIRLKQLGLSDSTIQEWTKENKNITQLIAGGKNGKSLIYSQVYESDISLIRLGQKVEVKSSSFPKEIFTGEVRGIDSIVNTKNRTLRVRSEVNDPKNLLKPQMFTEIVILVNLGKLLSAPKSAILDTGKKQVAYLKISESKFLPKIVRTGQETEEFYEILNGLKEMDEVVVGGNFLLDSEAKLKLGETSNHEQLHK; encoded by the coding sequence ATGAACCTCGTTCTAAAAAAAGATTCCGTAAGCACCACGCATTCAAACGAAAGTTCTAAGGATACGACCCATGAACCGAATTCTCTCTACCTGTCTGAAGATAAAGAAGCTCTGATTGGAATTAAAACTTCTAAGATAGAATTTAGAAATTTGGTAAAAAGAGTTTCTTTTTCAGGAAACGTAGCTTATGACCCGGAGCTATACTCTGCAATTTTAGAATTTCGAGAAGCTGTAAGGAATTCAAAAATTAGTGAAGAGGACTCTGTGTCGTCTAACGCACTTATTCAATCTGCAAAGATTCGCTTAAAACAGCTTGGACTTTCGGATTCCACAATTCAAGAGTGGACAAAAGAAAATAAAAACATAACACAACTCATTGCCGGAGGAAAAAATGGAAAGTCCTTAATCTATTCCCAAGTCTATGAATCCGATATATCTCTCATAAGATTGGGACAAAAAGTAGAAGTGAAGTCAAGTTCATTTCCAAAAGAGATATTCACGGGAGAAGTACGAGGAATCGACTCAATTGTAAACACAAAAAATCGAACTCTAAGAGTGAGAAGTGAGGTAAATGACCCTAAGAACTTATTAAAGCCCCAAATGTTTACGGAAATAGTCATATTAGTAAATTTAGGAAAATTACTATCAGCTCCAAAATCAGCTATTTTAGATACAGGCAAAAAACAAGTAGCCTATCTTAAAATCAGTGAATCAAAATTTTTACCGAAAATTGTTAGAACGGGGCAAGAAACTGAAGAATTTTATGAAATCTTAAACGGTCTCAAAGAAATGGATGAAGTAGTCGTAGGAGGAAATTTTTTACTCGATTCTGAAGCAAAGTTGAAGTTAGGCGAAACCTCCAACCATGAACAACTCCACAAGTAG
- a CDS encoding efflux RND transporter permease subunit yields the protein MIKRIITFSAENKVLTIAITLVLLAISYYSLKSIPLDAIPDLSDTQVIVYSKWDRSPDIIEDQVTYPIITSLLGAPRVKSIRGFSDFGFSYVYVIFQDNTDIYWARSRVLEYLSKIQSSLPAGVKTEIGPDATGVGWVFQYALIDKTGSYDLSELRSYQDFKLRYQLTSIPGVSEVAGIGGFKKQYQITVNPSLMLSMNIPMSTIIQKVRDNNKEIGARILEFSGAEYMVRGRGYAKSIEDFEKIGIGSDENGTPILLKNLAKVAIGPDMRRGISDFNGEGDAVGGIVIMRHGENALNVIEKVKWKIEEIKKTLPKGMEIVTIYDRSELIEHSISNLKFKLLEEIIIVSIVILIFLWHFPSAIIPILTIPISVLLSFIPLYLFGVGSNIMSLAGIAISIGVLVDGAIVEVENAYKKLEEWNSNGRKGDYHKIRLDALLEVGPSVFFSLLVISVAFIPIFTLVDQEGRLFKPLAYSKNFAMAIAALLAITLDPALRMLFTRMEPFTFHNNFLSKVTTSIFVGNYYPEHRHPISKILFRFYLPLCKFTLNYPKQIIGLSVVIVLLTIPLYFKLGSEFMPPLYEESLLYMPTTLPGISVSEAEKLMQSMDKKIKSFPEVISVFGKSGRADTSTDPAPFSMMETVILLKPEKDWREIKKERFYKGWNENLQKFFRLFIPDKVKLTKDELVEMLDKELQYPGTSNAWTMPIKARIDMLSTGVRTPIGIKIHGSSLYTIESIGVSIEKILKDFPKTRSVFAERSVGGYFLDIKLDREKLARYNLSVNETQEIILSSVGGEEITETIEGRERYSVNIRYPRDLRDSLSEIKRILVPISTGGHIPIGEIAEIEFKTGPAMIRDENGFLTGYVYVDTKDSDIGGYVEKIKTKISEEIQLPDGYTITWSGQYENMIRVRERLKIILPVTIALIFLLIYLNTKSAKETVLVLLAVPFSLIGAVCLLYFLNYQISVAVWVGMIALLGLDAETGVFMLLYLDLSYNQAKKDKKLNSVQELKEAILHGAVGRVRPKIMTVLAGFMGLLPIMWSTGAGSDIMKRIAAPMVGGLFTSFLLELLVYPPIYLLWKKNELKEK from the coding sequence ATGATTAAAAGAATTATAACATTTTCAGCAGAAAATAAAGTACTAACAATAGCGATCACTCTGGTCTTGCTTGCAATTTCTTACTATTCTCTAAAATCAATTCCTTTGGATGCGATCCCCGATCTTTCCGATACACAAGTAATTGTGTATTCAAAATGGGATAGAAGCCCTGATATAATAGAAGACCAAGTTACCTACCCGATTATCACTTCCCTGCTTGGCGCACCAAGGGTAAAGTCGATTAGAGGATTTTCGGATTTTGGGTTTTCTTATGTATATGTAATATTTCAAGACAACACGGATATTTACTGGGCAAGATCCAGAGTATTAGAATACTTGTCAAAAATTCAAAGCTCTTTACCGGCCGGTGTAAAAACAGAAATCGGTCCGGACGCTACAGGTGTCGGCTGGGTATTTCAGTATGCGCTAATCGACAAGACCGGAAGTTATGACCTCTCTGAACTAAGGAGTTATCAAGATTTTAAATTACGATACCAACTAACGTCCATACCGGGAGTTTCTGAGGTAGCGGGAATCGGAGGATTCAAAAAACAATACCAAATCACTGTAAACCCTTCTTTAATGCTATCCATGAATATTCCCATGTCAACCATAATACAAAAAGTCAGAGACAATAACAAAGAAATTGGCGCAAGGATATTAGAATTTAGTGGTGCAGAATATATGGTTCGAGGAAGAGGCTACGCTAAATCAATTGAAGACTTTGAGAAAATAGGAATCGGCTCTGATGAAAACGGGACACCTATTCTTTTAAAGAATTTAGCAAAGGTCGCAATCGGACCTGATATGAGAAGAGGAATCTCTGATTTTAACGGAGAGGGAGATGCGGTAGGCGGAATCGTTATCATGCGCCATGGTGAAAATGCTTTAAACGTAATTGAAAAAGTAAAATGGAAAATAGAAGAAATAAAAAAAACTCTCCCAAAAGGAATGGAGATTGTCACAATCTACGATAGATCCGAGTTAATAGAGCACTCCATTTCCAACTTAAAGTTCAAGCTATTGGAGGAGATCATCATAGTTTCCATAGTAATTTTAATATTTCTTTGGCACTTCCCATCCGCAATAATTCCAATCTTAACAATTCCAATATCGGTTCTATTGTCCTTTATCCCTTTGTATCTATTTGGTGTAGGCTCGAACATAATGTCTCTTGCAGGAATTGCGATCTCAATAGGAGTACTTGTTGACGGTGCAATTGTAGAAGTAGAAAACGCATATAAAAAATTAGAAGAATGGAACTCAAACGGAAGAAAAGGCGATTACCATAAGATTCGATTAGATGCACTTCTCGAAGTAGGCCCATCTGTATTTTTTTCTCTACTTGTGATTTCGGTTGCATTCATCCCGATTTTTACATTGGTAGATCAGGAGGGAAGGTTGTTTAAACCCCTAGCCTATTCTAAAAATTTTGCTATGGCGATTGCTGCACTACTTGCAATTACTTTAGACCCTGCGTTAAGAATGCTGTTTACTCGAATGGAGCCTTTTACATTCCATAACAATTTTCTTTCTAAAGTGACAACATCTATTTTTGTAGGTAACTATTACCCTGAACATCGTCACCCTATCAGTAAAATTTTATTTCGCTTTTATTTACCTCTTTGTAAATTTACTCTAAACTATCCAAAACAAATTATCGGTCTGTCGGTTGTCATAGTTTTACTGACAATACCCTTATATTTTAAACTCGGTAGCGAATTTATGCCCCCACTGTACGAAGAGTCTTTACTATATATGCCTACAACCCTACCGGGCATCTCTGTTAGCGAGGCTGAAAAGTTAATGCAATCTATGGATAAAAAAATTAAATCCTTTCCAGAGGTAATTTCAGTTTTCGGAAAATCAGGAAGAGCAGACACTTCCACAGATCCAGCCCCGTTTTCCATGATGGAAACAGTGATACTGTTAAAACCAGAAAAAGATTGGAGGGAAATCAAAAAAGAAAGATTCTATAAAGGCTGGAATGAAAACCTGCAAAAATTTTTCAGACTATTTATTCCAGATAAAGTAAAACTCACAAAAGACGAGTTGGTAGAAATGCTCGACAAAGAATTGCAATACCCGGGTACTTCCAATGCGTGGACAATGCCGATCAAAGCAAGAATTGATATGCTTTCAACTGGAGTCAGAACTCCCATAGGAATAAAAATTCACGGTTCTTCTTTATACACCATAGAAAGTATCGGAGTTTCTATTGAGAAAATTTTAAAAGACTTTCCAAAAACCAGAAGTGTTTTTGCAGAAAGAAGTGTAGGAGGTTATTTTTTAGATATCAAATTAGATAGAGAAAAGTTAGCTCGTTATAATTTAAGTGTAAACGAAACCCAAGAAATTATTCTAAGTTCTGTAGGTGGAGAAGAAATCACAGAAACAATCGAAGGAAGAGAAAGGTATTCTGTAAACATACGTTATCCTAGAGACCTTAGAGACTCTCTCTCCGAGATAAAAAGAATTCTTGTTCCCATTTCCACAGGAGGACACATCCCAATCGGTGAAATCGCAGAAATAGAATTTAAGACAGGACCCGCAATGATTCGAGATGAAAACGGATTTTTAACGGGCTATGTTTATGTAGATACGAAAGACAGTGATATTGGCGGCTATGTAGAGAAAATCAAAACCAAAATATCTGAAGAAATTCAACTACCGGATGGGTACACAATCACATGGAGTGGACAATACGAAAATATGATTCGAGTCAGAGAAAGGTTAAAAATAATTTTACCTGTCACGATAGCACTTATATTTTTACTGATATACTTAAACACAAAGTCCGCCAAAGAAACTGTACTGGTTTTACTTGCAGTTCCATTTTCGCTCATCGGCGCAGTTTGCCTTTTGTATTTTCTAAACTACCAAATTTCTGTAGCAGTATGGGTTGGGATGATTGCCCTACTTGGTTTGGATGCTGAAACCGGTGTGTTCATGCTTTTGTATTTAGACCTATCCTACAACCAAGCTAAAAAAGACAAAAAATTAAATTCCGTTCAAGAGTTAAAAGAGGCGATTCTACACGGTGCCGTAGGAAGGGTTAGACCCAAAATTATGACTGTGCTCGCAGGATTTATGGGGTTACTTCCAATCATGTGGTCAACAGGAGCCGGCTCAGATATAATGAAAAGAATTGCAGCACCAATGGTTGGTGGACTTTTTACTAGTTTTTTATTGGAACTGCTTGTTTATCCCCCAATTTATTTGTTATGGAAAAAAAATGAATTAAAAGAAAAATGA
- a CDS encoding 5-(carboxyamino)imidazole ribonucleotide synthase, which produces MKSILPPATIGILGSGQLGRMFTSKAKELGYTVYSYSPEKNSPAHKAGAIGFVGEYEDEVLLNSFLREVDALTFEFENIPIKALLQIELLENRKTISPSPKSIAISQNRLIEKNFFQKVGLPTVKFLKITAKNDIQKIKHEVGFPCILKTIRFGYDGKGQKKVKNEKDALEFFHNKKEDLIAEEYFPFDKEISVVAARFSNGKIYTYEPSENIHKNHILDLSINPALIQKDISMKAKILTKTLLKELNYVGVLALEFFLKGRNLVCNEFAPRPHNSGHFSMDASNLSQFDLQLRSLCNLYLDEDLKSKPCVMKNIMGENYTKELKKIPRLLKSTDFHLHLYQKEEPRLGRKMGHWNYTGKFSKNVTQIFK; this is translated from the coding sequence ATGAAATCCATTTTGCCTCCTGCGACAATCGGGATCTTAGGAAGTGGACAACTAGGAAGGATGTTTACTTCCAAAGCAAAAGAATTAGGATACACGGTGTATTCCTATTCACCTGAAAAAAATTCTCCGGCACACAAAGCGGGTGCTATAGGATTTGTAGGAGAATACGAAGACGAGGTTTTACTGAATTCTTTTTTACGAGAAGTAGATGCTTTGACATTTGAGTTTGAAAATATTCCAATCAAAGCCCTTCTCCAAATTGAGTTATTAGAAAATCGCAAAACTATCTCTCCCTCTCCTAAATCTATTGCAATCTCACAAAATAGACTAATCGAAAAAAATTTCTTTCAAAAAGTTGGTCTTCCCACCGTGAAGTTTTTAAAAATTACAGCGAAAAACGATATTCAAAAAATCAAACACGAAGTAGGATTTCCTTGTATTTTAAAAACTATCCGATTTGGTTACGATGGGAAGGGTCAAAAAAAAGTAAAAAATGAAAAAGACGCGTTAGAATTTTTTCATAATAAAAAAGAAGATTTGATAGCCGAAGAATATTTTCCATTTGATAAAGAAATATCTGTTGTCGCTGCAAGATTTTCAAACGGAAAAATTTACACCTACGAGCCTTCAGAGAATATTCACAAGAATCATATTTTAGATTTAAGCATAAACCCTGCACTAATACAAAAAGATATTTCCATGAAAGCAAAAATTTTGACTAAAACTCTTCTAAAAGAATTGAACTACGTTGGAGTACTTGCTTTGGAATTTTTTCTAAAAGGTAGAAATTTAGTTTGCAACGAGTTTGCACCCAGACCTCACAATTCTGGTCATTTTTCAATGGATGCATCCAACCTTTCCCAATTTGATTTGCAACTGAGGTCTTTGTGTAACTTGTATCTTGATGAGGACTTAAAAAGTAAACCCTGTGTAATGAAAAATATTATGGGTGAAAATTACACAAAAGAGTTAAAGAAAATTCCGAGACTATTAAAATCTACCGACTTCCATTTGCATTTATACCAAAAGGAAGAGCCTCGCTTAGGCAGAAAAATGGGGCACTGGAATTATACCGGAAAATTTTCAAAAAATGTTACCCAAATTTTTAAATAG
- a CDS encoding TolC family protein: MKYLYIVVCTFTFIAIESIAADSLEDISKTILKKHPEILSLESELISRKSDSVHKSTYPDPKIGIAYRSYPYSKDGRFENSSTRNTSMAGIEYSFSQEIPFPGKISSERTLGNLTAIEFEHYTKMQKNRFLKDFYILLLKLHITENKIKWNSSILNTLVSIEKVAKANYSAGKIPYIDVVKNKINITITKDKEIELNQTKNSIVASLKYYTDPIGEKTDRITQINFLNFLKEKKNKIELENLQSVKKFLKKNPVLLFSEASIQKSKAEEKVTQFSHLPETEVFFAYMKRKDQKFAVDQGPLEYRIMDQTEYRGDLMSFGLTMRVPVWSLLTRSALNEREEEKVKMSVSETKKREIELETNFTNFISQYQGADKQLKLHDEILIPQLQQAQIAQNTSLGKISDISGSLQLKMDLYNSHLTREDLLEKKYTSLISIFELTDYLLPENSPTHNHNGEHQ; encoded by the coding sequence ATGAAATATTTATACATCGTAGTCTGTACCTTTACCTTTATAGCAATTGAATCTATAGCCGCTGACAGCTTAGAAGATATATCAAAAACAATATTAAAAAAACACCCGGAAATACTCTCTTTAGAAAGTGAGCTGATTTCCCGAAAATCGGACAGCGTTCACAAGTCAACCTACCCTGACCCGAAAATAGGAATCGCTTACAGAAGCTATCCCTATTCCAAAGATGGTAGATTTGAAAACTCAAGTACAAGAAACACATCTATGGCTGGTATAGAATATTCCTTTTCTCAAGAAATTCCATTTCCCGGTAAAATTTCTTCAGAGCGAACTCTTGGAAATTTAACAGCAATTGAATTTGAGCACTATACAAAAATGCAAAAGAATAGATTTCTAAAAGATTTTTATATTCTACTATTGAAACTGCACATAACTGAAAATAAAATCAAGTGGAACTCTTCAATTTTAAACACATTGGTCTCGATAGAAAAAGTTGCTAAGGCAAATTACTCTGCTGGAAAAATTCCGTATATTGATGTAGTAAAGAATAAGATCAACATCACAATTACAAAAGACAAAGAAATCGAATTAAACCAAACGAAAAATTCTATTGTTGCCTCTTTAAAATATTATACAGACCCTATTGGAGAAAAAACAGATCGTATTACTCAAATCAATTTTCTAAATTTTCTGAAAGAAAAAAAGAATAAAATTGAGTTAGAAAATTTACAATCGGTAAAAAAATTTCTGAAAAAAAATCCTGTACTCTTATTTTCTGAAGCTTCAATACAAAAATCCAAAGCCGAAGAGAAAGTTACCCAATTCTCCCATCTTCCGGAAACAGAAGTATTTTTTGCTTATATGAAACGTAAAGATCAAAAATTTGCCGTTGACCAAGGACCTTTAGAGTATAGAATAATGGATCAAACCGAATACAGAGGAGATTTAATGTCTTTTGGACTAACGATGAGAGTTCCTGTTTGGTCTCTTCTAACACGCTCGGCTCTAAACGAAAGAGAAGAAGAGAAAGTTAAGATGAGTGTTTCAGAAACAAAAAAAAGAGAAATCGAATTGGAAACAAATTTTACAAATTTCATAAGCCAATACCAAGGAGCTGACAAACAACTAAAACTCCACGATGAAATACTAATCCCACAATTGCAACAGGCTCAAATTGCACAGAACACTTCTTTGGGAAAAATTTCTGATATATCCGGGTCTTTGCAACTAAAAATGGATTTGTACAATAGTCATCTTACAAGGGAAGACTTGTTAGAAAAAAAATACACTTCTTTAATTTCAATTTTTGAGCTAACCGATTACTTGCTACCTGAAAATAGTCCCACCCACAATCACAATGGAGAACATCAATGA
- the murF gene encoding UDP-N-acetylmuramoyl-tripeptide--D-alanyl-D-alanine ligase, which yields MKTEFHYSLNSVRKILTPNSFPDWSEDFTFENIVTSSMEADEKSLFVPLQGVRDGHDFIQDALNKGTKFFLCKKNHPVLKKFKSSDKSKAILVDDTLNSLGKLANFHRKRFTPLLIAITGSSGKTTTKELLGHFLSKIGSENLVITEKNYNNEIGLPFTLFRINEKTKIAVCELGMNHLKEIERLSDIAEPDISVITSIGSAHIEHLGSLKNIAEAKSEILNGMKKDGIVFVHSNLPFQKTIQQKAKLKNVFIKTIQPKNKKILTIVQKKETGFLLKVFSKKVEWNILGEKSIENLNLVLNVLNEIHFPKKEILSQIQSFKNPEKRFIIEKNIYTVINDTYNANPESMISSLDSSIQLSGKKNLYAVLGDMKELGKFSKIYHTKIGRVFKDNKIKGLITFGKDSKYISQEFIKYNKNQLCKHFDDSTDSINAILSYIQDHIPKKSILLVKGSRSMKMERITEALSNLNF from the coding sequence TTGAAAACAGAATTTCACTACTCTTTAAACTCTGTACGGAAAATCTTAACTCCAAATTCATTCCCAGATTGGAGTGAAGATTTTACCTTTGAAAATATAGTTACATCTTCTATGGAAGCTGATGAAAAATCTCTATTTGTTCCACTTCAAGGAGTTAGAGACGGTCACGATTTCATTCAAGATGCATTGAATAAAGGCACCAAGTTTTTTTTATGCAAAAAAAATCACCCTGTTTTAAAAAAATTCAAATCCTCTGATAAGTCTAAAGCAATCTTAGTTGACGACACACTCAATAGCCTTGGTAAGTTGGCAAATTTTCATAGAAAAAGATTTACACCACTGTTGATTGCAATCACAGGCTCAAGCGGAAAGACCACAACGAAGGAGTTACTTGGGCACTTCTTGTCAAAAATCGGAAGTGAAAATCTTGTAATTACAGAAAAAAATTATAATAACGAAATTGGACTACCCTTCACATTGTTTAGAATAAATGAAAAAACAAAAATTGCAGTTTGTGAATTAGGAATGAATCATCTAAAAGAAATAGAAAGACTTTCTGATATTGCAGAGCCTGATATTTCTGTTATCACAAGCATAGGCTCTGCCCATATCGAGCACCTTGGCTCCTTAAAAAATATTGCAGAAGCAAAATCAGAAATACTGAACGGGATGAAAAAGGACGGGATTGTATTTGTCCATTCTAATCTACCTTTTCAAAAAACCATTCAACAAAAAGCAAAATTAAAAAATGTATTTATAAAAACAATTCAACCTAAAAATAAAAAAATCTTAACCATAGTTCAAAAAAAAGAAACAGGATTTTTATTAAAAGTTTTTTCAAAAAAGGTTGAGTGGAATATCTTAGGTGAGAAAAGTATAGAAAACTTAAATCTTGTTTTAAACGTATTAAACGAAATCCATTTTCCGAAAAAAGAAATACTTTCACAAATCCAAAGTTTTAAAAATCCAGAAAAAAGATTTATAATCGAAAAAAATATATATACCGTGATCAACGACACATACAACGCAAACCCTGAATCCATGATTAGCTCATTAGATTCGAGCATTCAATTGTCTGGAAAAAAAAACCTGTACGCAGTGCTTGGAGATATGAAAGAGCTTGGAAAATTTTCTAAAATTTATCACACAAAAATAGGGAGAGTATTCAAAGATAATAAAATCAAAGGTTTAATTACTTTTGGGAAAGACTCAAAATATATTTCTCAAGAATTTATCAAATACAATAAGAATCAACTTTGCAAACACTTCGATGATAGCACAGATTCTATCAATGCAATTTTATCTTATATCCAAGACCACATTCCCAAAAAATCTATCCTGTTAGTAAAAGGCTCAAGATCTATGAAAATGGAGAGAATTACAGAAGCACTTTCCAACCTAAATTTTTAA